A region of the Muricauda sp. MAR_2010_75 genome:
CAGCAGCAAAGGATACCATACTAGCGAACAAATTGAGCGATATGATTACTAGATATCCTGACCTTATGCTACTGACCACCCACCATTTTATGCCGGTCATTGCTTCGGACAGCCTTTTGACCGATTCTTTTTTGTGATCACACGTTAGAACACGAGGATCTCGCCAAGGCCATGCACAATAAAATGGAATACAAAAAGAGCCTTGAGCGCAACCATTGACTCCAACTTTGGTTTTTGCACATGAACAAACTCATAAATGAATAATAACAACAATAAACATTAAAACAAGAATCATGAATCGTATCAATGTAAAAAAATTCGGTTTTGCCATGGGGCTGACCGCTGCAATCCTCTACGCCGGCTGCATGATTGTTTTGGCGACAGCAGGACAAGAAGGAAGCATAACCTTTTTCAACAGCCTGCTGCACGGCTTGGACACTACCAGTATAATACGGGTAGACGTGCCAATTTGGGAGGCACTTATTGGCATTGTCCAGACATTTATCATTGCTTGGCTCACAGGTGCCCTGATTGCAGCATTTTACAACACACAGATTAAGAGTAGATAATCTGAACAAAAGATCGGAGAGACTTTTTAGGAACCGGTGTCGCATCGACCACAGGCAATTTGTTGCGGAAAGTGCCAAAGAACTGAGCAATTGACAATAGAATCCCGGAATTGAACCTAGAGTACAACCATATAAAGTAGAATAAGTGAATAGTACTGCAAGAAATATCAAAACAATTTTCACCCAAACGGCAATATGGGGGGGCATTTTCTATTTCCTTGTCCATCCTTTTACCATGGTGCTCTATTGGTTTGAATTTAGCAATACACCATTTTCATTTTCCCTGTTTTGGGACGTCTTAAAGTCGCAGTTTTTAGAATCTTTCACTTTTGATATGAGAGGGATGAGCGTCTCGCTTACAATCCTTGGCATTTTCCTAGGGATAGTTTCCGGTCTATTTTTCATAACCCTCAGGCGAAAGAACAAGCTTATAGGCACACAACAGCAGTTGTTACTGCGTGATTTAGAAGAATTGATAGAGGCGGGTGAGAATGAACGGGTAGAATTCAAGTCATCTATTCGTTACGATTATTTTAGGAAAACCACGAACCGCGAACTGGAACTGGTCATTGCCAAGACCATCACTGGTTTTATGAATGCAAAAGGTGGAAAATTGATCATTGGCGTTGACGATGATGGCAACATTGTGGGCCTTGAAAAAGATTTCAAGACCCTAAAGCACAAGAACAAAGATGGATATGAGCGTGAAATTTTCAGGATAATTTCAACACAGTTAGGTCACGAGGCTTGTTTTAGCAATCACATTTCATTTTACAAATTAAATGGTGAAGATGTGTGCGTAATAGCTGTCGAACCTTCTAAAAAACCAATCTATGTCAGCGATACCGAAAATACAACCTTTTATGTCAGAACGGGGAATGCCACCTACCCCTTGACGGTCAAGGAAGCGGTTGATTATTTAGAAACCAGAAAATTATAATCTTATGCAATACGTTTGGTTTATATGGTCCCTTATCATACTGGCCCTTTGGGGCGTGGTCTATCTTTTGAAGAAGGATTCCCGTAAAGAAATGTTGAGGATGAGTTGGATAACCATGCCCTTTGGGCTAACCGAGCCGCTGTTCGTTCCCGAATATTGGCACCCGCCATCGCTCTTCGATTTGGCGATAAAGACCGGGTTCGATATTGAAAGCATCATTTTCTCTTTTGCCATCGGGGGTATTGGCACCGTACTTTACAATCTTATTTTCAAGCGAAGGTATGTTAAAATACCGCATACCGAGCGTAACCATTATAGACATAGGTTGCATCTATATATCCTTTTCGTACCGGCGGTCGTGTTTTTGATATTGGCCCTTTTCACTCCCATGAACCATATTTACTGTGGAATATTGGCCATGTTCTTGGGTGGAATGGCCACGCTGTACTGCCGCCCAGACCTTAAGACCAAAATCTGGATAAGTGGATTTCTGTTCACGGCATTGTACTTTGTTTATTTTGGAAGTATTCTCCCGTTTTACCCCGACTACGTAACATTGTTTTGGAATCTGGAAAACCTGAGTGATATTCTAGTGGCCGGCATACCAATCGAAGAGCTTTTGTTCGCTTTCACTTTTGGCATGTATTGGTCAGGCCTCTATGAGCATTTGTATTGGAGAAAATTAATCAACCCAATTGTTTTGAATCAAAATTTTTAAGTTAAGTCTATAAATAAAAACGAAGAAGATGAAAGTATTACTCGCAATTGACGGCTCTGAATTCAGCAAAGATGCCATCGATGAACTAGCGGCAATGTCGCTGCCAAAATTAGTTAAAATACATGTTCTAAATGTTTATGAAAATCCAATGTTAACTGTACCAGGGGCTTTCCCCTTAAGTGGTATCGGCCATTATAAAGAAGAAGCCATGTCAAATGCGAAAAAATCGGCTGAAACCATCGTTAACAATGCTGCAAAGTCGTTAAAACAAAAGAACGGCAAGTTGTCGATAACGACCAATATTGTAGAAGGGTTTCCCAAAAATGCAATCTTGGAAAAGGCAACTGATTTGGAGGTGGATCTTATCGTATTGGGATCACAAGGCCATGGCGCATTCTCGCGCTTTTTGCTTGGTTCGGTCGCCCAATCCATTGCCATGCACGCGCATTGTTCTGTTTTGATTGTCAGAAAAAAACATCAAAAATAAAATATGGCCACTTACAATGTGACAGGATAAATTTTGTCCGTAGAAAAATAAAAGAGCAGATCATGGGAAATCAGAATACCTGCATATCAAAGAACAATACCGATGCCAACTGTGAAGTGATGGAGTCTGTTTGTTTGCCCAAAACATTTTTGCCGCGTATAGTGGTTGTGGGTGGTGGCTTTGCAGGGCTGGCCCTGGTAGAAGGCCTTAAAAACAAGGAGGTACAGGTCGTGCTGATAGACCGTAACAACTTCCATCAATTTCAGCCCTTGTTCTATCAAGTGGCCACCAGCGGTCTTGAACCGGACAGTATCGTATTTCCCTTCAGAAAACAGTTCAAGGGCTATGGTAATGTGAGCTTTAGGTTTGCCGAAGTGACGCAAATCGAACCCGCTTCCAACACAGTTGTAACAGACAAAGGCAAGCTCACCTACGATTATCTGGTCTTGGCCACCGGAACCAAGACCAATTTCTTCGGCATGAAAGAGGTGGAACAAAACAGTCTTGGTATGAAAGACATCAAGGACTCGCTAAAC
Encoded here:
- a CDS encoding universal stress protein, translating into MKVLLAIDGSEFSKDAIDELAAMSLPKLVKIHVLNVYENPMLTVPGAFPLSGIGHYKEEAMSNAKKSAETIVNNAAKSLKQKNGKLSITTNIVEGFPKNAILEKATDLEVDLIVLGSQGHGAFSRFLLGSVAQSIAMHAHCSVLIVRKKHQK
- a CDS encoding lycopene cyclase domain-containing protein, which gives rise to MQYVWFIWSLIILALWGVVYLLKKDSRKEMLRMSWITMPFGLTEPLFVPEYWHPPSLFDLAIKTGFDIESIIFSFAIGGIGTVLYNLIFKRRYVKIPHTERNHYRHRLHLYILFVPAVVFLILALFTPMNHIYCGILAMFLGGMATLYCRPDLKTKIWISGFLFTALYFVYFGSILPFYPDYVTLFWNLENLSDILVAGIPIEELLFAFTFGMYWSGLYEHLYWRKLINPIVLNQNF
- a CDS encoding helix-turn-helix domain-containing protein; the encoded protein is MNSTARNIKTIFTQTAIWGGIFYFLVHPFTMVLYWFEFSNTPFSFSLFWDVLKSQFLESFTFDMRGMSVSLTILGIFLGIVSGLFFITLRRKNKLIGTQQQLLLRDLEELIEAGENERVEFKSSIRYDYFRKTTNRELELVIAKTITGFMNAKGGKLIIGVDDDGNIVGLEKDFKTLKHKNKDGYEREIFRIISTQLGHEACFSNHISFYKLNGEDVCVIAVEPSKKPIYVSDTENTTFYVRTGNATYPLTVKEAVDYLETRKL
- a CDS encoding DUF5676 family membrane protein codes for the protein MNRINVKKFGFAMGLTAAILYAGCMIVLATAGQEGSITFFNSLLHGLDTTSIIRVDVPIWEALIGIVQTFIIAWLTGALIAAFYNTQIKSR